CTGCACATCGGCCTGGATCCGCGCCTGGGTATAGAGCTCCTTCGCCTGACGGACCTGCGCATCGACCGAGCCGCCCGTATAGATCGGGATCGTCACCTGGCCGGTGACCGCGCCGATGAAGGCCTTCAAACCCGGCTCATAGAAATAGTTCCAATCCCGCTCGGCACTGCCGCTCACGGTCACTTTGGGATAAAGTTGACCTTCCGCGAGCTTGACCTGCAAGGCCGCGGCGTCGGCGGCGTGCAATGCGGCCTGCACCGCCGGATGTTCGCTGAGGCCCAAGAAAACGGCCTGCTGCAGCGTATGCGGCAACAACGCTTCGATGGTGCGGGCCGGTTGGAGGCGCGTAGGCTGGACGCCAATTACCTGCCGATAGCCCGCTATGCTGGTCTGGAGATTAGCCTGCGCGGTGAAATAATCCGAACGTGCCGAAGCAAGGCTCGACTCGGCCTGAGCGACATCCGTCCGCGTCACTTCGCCAACATTGAAGCGGTCCCGTGTCTGCCGCAACTGCTCTTCGAGAACGATGATATTGTTCTTACGCAGATCGAGGATCGCCGTATCGCGCAACACGTTCATATATGCAGTGGCGCCGTTTTGCAGAACAACCTCTTGGGTATTGCGCAAATTCTCACGCGCACCGAAAACGTTGCTCTCCGCTTGGCGCACGCCATTATAGTTGCGGTTTCCATCGAAGACAGTTTGCGTCACCGTCACCGCGACATTGCTCGGCTCGGTCAAGACGCTCCCACCAAACAATCCGGCCCCGGCCCCCGCCCCTGTCGCGGCAAAATTGGCGACGCCATATTGACCGGTTACACTCACGGTCGGCCGATAATCCGCCGTCGCCTGCGCGACCGTTTCATCGGTCGCGCGCACGCCGGCGCGCTGCTGATTGAGGCTTGGATTGTTGCCATAGGCCCGCGCCAGCGCGCCGGACATTGTCTCCGCATGCGCGGCGGAAATGCCCATCGCGAGGCTCGCTACGATTCCGAGCGCAAAACATAAATGCGACGTGATGACGAACGCGCGCGCCCGGCTATTCGATGATGCCGTGACTCGGCCCAAGACGATTGCGCTGGGATCAAACCAGCCTTTCGCGCCGCTGAAAGACTCCAAAATACGCCCCGCCCGAGTCCGGAAGACTAGCCCCATGGACTCTTGTCTTGGAGAATTCGTCCTGGATGTCATCACCCGGGATCACTTATGTTCTAGAGCTGGCGCGCGCGAATGATTACCCGCACGATCCACGCCAAACAAGTCGCGGATCTTTCGATCCTCTCTCTCATATTACGCTTCTTAAGGGCGCGCCAAGCCTCAGTCTATGCTCGAGCTTTCATAATTCTGTGAGATGGCACAAAAATGCTACAGGCCAACACAATCGACCGCGAATCAATAAAGCATTGGCGCCAGCGCCACGCGGGCCGGCGTGCCAAATTCAGAAGCATCGGTTCGAATTCAAAAAACAAACTCGGCTTGCTTGCGGAAGGCGCTCAAGACCGGGGCCTCTGCGTCGAAGAGTATCAAGGAACTAATCCCGCCGGCTTGGCTTTCGTAGCGAACCGCAGAACACGCGCCGCTGCCCGACGCTTCTGTGCCATGTAGAATGGTCACGAGGCGGCCGCCCGGCCGCAATTGCCGAAACAACTGGTCGAGATGACTTTCGACCGCGC
The window above is part of the Methylovirgula sp. HY1 genome. Proteins encoded here:
- a CDS encoding TolC family outer membrane protein gives rise to the protein MGISAAHAETMSGALARAYGNNPSLNQQRAGVRATDETVAQATADYRPTVSVTGQYGVANFAATGAGAGAGLFGGSVLTEPSNVAVTVTQTVFDGNRNYNGVRQAESNVFGARENLRNTQEVVLQNGATAYMNVLRDTAILDLRKNNIIVLEEQLRQTRDRFNVGEVTRTDVAQAESSLASARSDYFTAQANLQTSIAGYRQVIGVQPTRLQPARTIEALLPHTLQQAVFLGLSEHPAVQAALHAADAAALQVKLAEGQLYPKVTVSGSAERDWNYFYEPGLKAFIGAVTGQVTIPIYTGGSVDAQVRQAKELYTQARIQADVQRDAVRANVVTSWGLLDAAKAAIKSNEAAVKAAVIALEGVREEAKVGQRTTLDVLNAQQTLLNARVSLVSAQRDRVVASYVVMAAIGRLDAANLRLDVVQYDPTVHFDQVKDKWIGLRTPDGH